The Pirellulales bacterium sequence GTGCGCGGCGAATCCAGGCGTCACCAGGAACGGAGCCTTGAAAAAGATCGGGATCGCAAACGTGGCGCTCGCCTCGACATCGGTGATCCCTAGGTTCGTTCCCTGGTTATTTCCCGCGAGCCATGTGGAATCGAAATCAACTTGTTGAAAAAATCGCGTCGCATTGCCGATAAAGGTGGTCGGCTGGCCGGGGGCGGCGGCAGGATCCGCCAAGGTCGGCGCGGAGGTGGCGTAAGGGTCGAAGGCGGGCGGACCGCCTACGCTGGGCGGCGGAGGCGCATAGGTCGGCGCCGTAACCGGTGGCGGCGCGGTGTACGGGCTCCCTTCGGGCACTGCCGAAGGAAACTGTACTCGCTGGCCACTGCTCACGTTCGCGGCAAGCAGGACTAGGGCGGCCACCAGGCCGCCAGCAACGTACGCGTATCTCAGAAGAACTTCCTCGCGCGCGATTCTCGAACGAGACGTTGGGACTTGGGGAAGAGAGCCGCGTTGAATACCAAGGACCGATTTCTCGGTCAAGGTCGACTCCCCTGCGCCGCAAGTAATGCCCGCCAGGCATTGCCAGGAAGTCCAGCGTCGCAGCCGACTTGCTGCGACATGCCATCATCAACTGCTGGCACGACGGTTGTTTGATCGGCGTCGGATAATGTGCGGGACAGCCCTTTGGCAAACTGGGGCAGTTGCTGTCCGCTATCTTTGCTGCGACCCCGGAGCGGTACCGTGGGATCCCGGCCTCGAAGAGGCCAGCTATAGCAGACGAGGCGGGATTCTCGACTTTGCAGTTCACTGGCCGTCATCTCAGGTTTACGCCGAGCGAAAGCTGGTAAGAATAGAGCCAGCGACTTTCGTCCGCGGGCAAATGAATGACGCAGCAATCTGGAGAATTCGCCGTGCTTGATATTCTGGTCGTGGCTCCCCATCCGGATGACGCCGAACTGGGCATGGGGGGGACCATCCTCCGCGCGAAGGACGAGGGGCTGCGGGTCGGCATTCTCGACCTGACCAGTGGCGAGCCGACGCCGCACGGTACTCTCGAGATTCGTGCCCGCGAGACGGCCGCCGCGACCGAGATCCTGCAAGTCGATTGGCGCGAAAATCTGGGACTCGTGAATCGCAAGCTCGAACCAACACTCGAAGCCCGCGCACTTTTGGCAGGCGTGTTCCGCCGCGTGCGGCCGCGGCTGATCTTTGCTCCCTACTGGGTTGACTCGCACCCCGACCACGTCGCCGCCACGGAACTGGTTGAAGCAGCCCGCTTCTGGTCAAAGCTGACCAAAAGCGATTTGCCCG is a genomic window containing:
- the bshB1 gene encoding bacillithiol biosynthesis deacetylase BshB1, which codes for MTQQSGEFAVLDILVVAPHPDDAELGMGGTILRAKDEGLRVGILDLTSGEPTPHGTLEIRARETAAATEILQVDWRENLGLVNRKLEPTLEARALLAGVFRRVRPRLIFAPYWVDSHPDHVAATELVEAARFWSKLTKSDLPGEPFFPSRILYYYCVHLRLVTPPAFVIDITAYWQRKRASIECYHSQFIAGRESQSPSFIDRWRDQASFWGWSIGVEYGEPFASREPVGLASLRDLL